Proteins from one Microcaecilia unicolor chromosome 2, aMicUni1.1, whole genome shotgun sequence genomic window:
- the HSD17B10 gene encoding 3-hydroxyacyl-CoA dehydrogenase type-2 isoform X3, with the protein MVGIVTGGSSGLGRATVERLIQQEASAVILDLPTSEGSSVAKTLGERCVFAPADVTSEDDVKNALALARNSFGRLDVAVNCAGIAVAYKTYNINKDLPHKLEDFRRVMEVNAVGTFNMIRLAAGEMGKNEPDQDGCRGVIINTASIAAFDGQMGQAAYSASKGAIVGMTLAVARDLASIGIRVVTIAPGLFATPLLTSLPEKVKTFLATQVPFPSRLGDPKEYAHMVQAVIENPMLNGEVIRLDGALRMQA; encoded by the exons ATGGTTGGCATTGTCACAGGGGGTTCCTCTGGCCTGGGCCGGGCCACCGTGGAGCGCCTAATCCAGCAGGAAGCCAGTGCTGTTATCCTAGACCTTCCCACTTCTGAGGGTAGCAGTGTAGCCAAAACCCTGGGAGAGAGATGTGTCTTTGCTCCAGCTGAT GTGACATCTGAGGATGATGTGAAGAATGCTCTGGCCTTGGCAAGGAACTCGTTTGGGCGTTTGGATGTGGCTGTGAATTGTGCAGGGATTGCAGTAGCTTATAAAACTTACAACATTAATAAAGACCTTCCCCACAAGCTAGAGGACTTCCGGAGAGTGATGGAG GTGAACGCTGTTGGAACATTTAATATGATCCGCCTGGCAGCTGGTGAAATGGGCAAGAATGAACCAGACCAGGATGGATGCAGAGGTGTTATCATCAATACTGCTAGTATTGCTGCCTTCGATGGGCAG ATGGGGCAAGCAGCGTACTCTGCTTCTAAAGGAGCAATTGTTGGCATGACTCTGGCTGTGGCTCGGGATCTGGCTTCCATAGGGATACGAGTGGTTACCATTGCTCCAG gtctgttTGCGACCCCACTATTGACAAGCCTGCCTGAAAAGGTAAAGACCTTCCTGGCCACGCAAGTGCCCTTTCCCAGCAGGTTGGGAGACCCCAAAGAGTATGCACACATGGTGCAGGCTGTCATAGAGAACCCCATGCTTAATGGAGAAGTGATACGACTGGATGGTGCGCTACGCATGCAGGCCTGA
- the HSD17B10 gene encoding 3-hydroxyacyl-CoA dehydrogenase type-2 isoform X1, with protein sequence MAAARCLKGMVGIVTGGSSGLGRATVERLIQQEASAVILDLPTSEGSSVAKTLGERCVFAPADVTSEDDVKNALALARNSFGRLDVAVNCAGIAVAYKTYNINKDLPHKLEDFRRVMEVNAVGTFNMIRLAAGEMGKNEPDQDGCRGVIINTASIAAFDGQMGQAAYSASKGAIVGMTLAVARDLASIGIRVVTIAPGLFATPLLTSLPEKVKTFLATQVPFPSRLGDPKEYAHMVQAVIENPMLNGEVIRLDGALRMQA encoded by the exons GGTATGGTTGGCATTGTCACAGGGGGTTCCTCTGGCCTGGGCCGGGCCACCGTGGAGCGCCTAATCCAGCAGGAAGCCAGTGCTGTTATCCTAGACCTTCCCACTTCTGAGGGTAGCAGTGTAGCCAAAACCCTGGGAGAGAGATGTGTCTTTGCTCCAGCTGAT GTGACATCTGAGGATGATGTGAAGAATGCTCTGGCCTTGGCAAGGAACTCGTTTGGGCGTTTGGATGTGGCTGTGAATTGTGCAGGGATTGCAGTAGCTTATAAAACTTACAACATTAATAAAGACCTTCCCCACAAGCTAGAGGACTTCCGGAGAGTGATGGAG GTGAACGCTGTTGGAACATTTAATATGATCCGCCTGGCAGCTGGTGAAATGGGCAAGAATGAACCAGACCAGGATGGATGCAGAGGTGTTATCATCAATACTGCTAGTATTGCTGCCTTCGATGGGCAG ATGGGGCAAGCAGCGTACTCTGCTTCTAAAGGAGCAATTGTTGGCATGACTCTGGCTGTGGCTCGGGATCTGGCTTCCATAGGGATACGAGTGGTTACCATTGCTCCAG gtctgttTGCGACCCCACTATTGACAAGCCTGCCTGAAAAGGTAAAGACCTTCCTGGCCACGCAAGTGCCCTTTCCCAGCAGGTTGGGAGACCCCAAAGAGTATGCACACATGGTGCAGGCTGTCATAGAGAACCCCATGCTTAATGGAGAAGTGATACGACTGGATGGTGCGCTACGCATGCAGGCCTGA
- the HSD17B10 gene encoding 3-hydroxyacyl-CoA dehydrogenase type-2 isoform X2 — MKELGMVGIVTGGSSGLGRATVERLIQQEASAVILDLPTSEGSSVAKTLGERCVFAPADVTSEDDVKNALALARNSFGRLDVAVNCAGIAVAYKTYNINKDLPHKLEDFRRVMEVNAVGTFNMIRLAAGEMGKNEPDQDGCRGVIINTASIAAFDGQMGQAAYSASKGAIVGMTLAVARDLASIGIRVVTIAPGLFATPLLTSLPEKVKTFLATQVPFPSRLGDPKEYAHMVQAVIENPMLNGEVIRLDGALRMQA; from the exons GGTATGGTTGGCATTGTCACAGGGGGTTCCTCTGGCCTGGGCCGGGCCACCGTGGAGCGCCTAATCCAGCAGGAAGCCAGTGCTGTTATCCTAGACCTTCCCACTTCTGAGGGTAGCAGTGTAGCCAAAACCCTGGGAGAGAGATGTGTCTTTGCTCCAGCTGAT GTGACATCTGAGGATGATGTGAAGAATGCTCTGGCCTTGGCAAGGAACTCGTTTGGGCGTTTGGATGTGGCTGTGAATTGTGCAGGGATTGCAGTAGCTTATAAAACTTACAACATTAATAAAGACCTTCCCCACAAGCTAGAGGACTTCCGGAGAGTGATGGAG GTGAACGCTGTTGGAACATTTAATATGATCCGCCTGGCAGCTGGTGAAATGGGCAAGAATGAACCAGACCAGGATGGATGCAGAGGTGTTATCATCAATACTGCTAGTATTGCTGCCTTCGATGGGCAG ATGGGGCAAGCAGCGTACTCTGCTTCTAAAGGAGCAATTGTTGGCATGACTCTGGCTGTGGCTCGGGATCTGGCTTCCATAGGGATACGAGTGGTTACCATTGCTCCAG gtctgttTGCGACCCCACTATTGACAAGCCTGCCTGAAAAGGTAAAGACCTTCCTGGCCACGCAAGTGCCCTTTCCCAGCAGGTTGGGAGACCCCAAAGAGTATGCACACATGGTGCAGGCTGTCATAGAGAACCCCATGCTTAATGGAGAAGTGATACGACTGGATGGTGCGCTACGCATGCAGGCCTGA